Proteins encoded within one genomic window of Oryza brachyantha chromosome 7, ObraRS2, whole genome shotgun sequence:
- the LOC107304586 gene encoding L-type lectin-domain containing receptor kinase SIT2-like codes for MDGLAAVTSSGLLALTNATYQAKAHAFHPAPLRFLGESSAGAVVARSFSTCFVFAIVSGYDGLSDHGLAFVAAPTANLSAANAGQYLGLLNATNGTASGAILAVELDTIMNPEFRDISSNHVGLDVNSLVSLQARPAGYYGDDDDGAFRDLRLNSRKPMQVWVDYDGQAKQLNVTLSPMQVPKPKKPLLSQAIDLSTAMADEMYVGFSSATGVVFTHHYVLGWSFSFDGPAPPLDLSKLPRLPRFGPKPRSKALDIVLPLATALLVAAALAAVFFLVRRRRRFAEVREDWEDEFGPHRFAYRDLFHATDGFKERNLLGVGGFGRVYRGVLPDSNLEIAVKRVSHDSRQGIKEFVAEVVSIGRLRHRNLVQLLGYCRRKDELLLVYDYMVNGSLDKYLHERNGTTLYWAERFSIIKGVASGLLYLHEDWEQVVIHRDIKASNVLLDGTMNGRLGDFGLAKLYDHGTDPQTTHVVGTMGYLAPELVRTGKATPLTDVFAFGVFLLEVACGRRPIDHHTDEHKKRAAVVLVDWVLEHHRSGSIIGAVDPRLAAAGEFDAEEAALVLRLGLMCSHPLPGARPDMRKAVQYLERGGGRPTPDLSPSYVSYRVMATMQSEGFDSYVVSEAGRSVTSIGTVSGASSMTILSQGR; via the coding sequence ATggacggcctcgccgccgtcacgTCGAGCGGGCTCCTCGCGCTCACCAACGCCACGTACCAGGCGAAAGCGCACGCCTTTCACCCGGCGCCTCTCCGCTTCCTCGGCGAGTCATCCGCgggggcggtggtggcgcggtCCTTCTCCACGTGCTTCGTGTTCGCCATCGTGTCCGGGTACGACGGCCTGAGCGACCACGGGCTCGCGTTCGTGGCCGCGCCGACGGCGAACCTCTCGGCGGCGAACGCCGGGCAGTACCTGGGCCTCCTCAACGCGACGAACggcacggcgagcggcgccaTCTTGGCCGTCGAGCTGGACACCATCATGAACCCCGAGTTCCGCGACATCAGCAGCAACCACGTCGGCCTCGACGTCAACAGCCTCGTGTCGCTGCaggcgcggccggccggctactacggcgacgacgacgacggcgccttCCGGGACCTCAGGCTGAACAGCCGCAAGCCGATGCAGGTGTGGGTGGACTACGACGGCCAGGCCAAGCAGCTCAACGTGACGCTCTCTCCCATGCAAGTGCCCAAGCCCAAGAAGCCTCTGCTCTCCCAAGCCATCGACCTCTCCACCGCCATGGCCGACGAGATGTACGTCGGCTTCTCGTCGGCGACGGGCGTCGTGTTCACGCACCACTACGTGCTCGGCTGGAGCTTCAGCTTCGACGGGCCAGCTCCTCCCCTTGACCTCTCCAAGCTTCCCCGGCTGCCGCGCTTCGGCCCGAAGCCCCGGTCCAAGGCCCTGGACATCGTGCTTCCGCTGGCCACCGCATTGCTCGTCGCAGCAGCTCTAGCCgccgtcttcttcctcgtgcggcggcgacgccgctTCGCCGAGGTGCGCGAAGACTGGGAGGACGAGTTCGGCCCACACCGTTTCGCGTACAGGGATCTGTTCCACGCGACCGACGGGTTCAAGGAACGAAATTTGCTCGGTGTTGGAGGCTTTGGGAGAGTTTACAGAGGGGTGCTACCAGATTCCAACTTGGAGATCGCGGTGAAGAGGGTTTCACATGATTCGAGACAAGGCATAAAGGAGTTCGTCGCGGAGGTGGTTAGCATTGGTCGCCTTCGACATCGGAATCTCGTGCAGTTATTAGGTTATTGCCGTCGCAAGGACGAACTCCTGCTGGTCTATGACTATATGGTGAATGGTAGTCTCGACAAGTACTTGCATGAGAGAAATGGTACAACCTTATATTGGGCCGAGAGGTTCTCGATCATCAAAGGCGTCGCGTCAGGCTTGCTGTACCTGCACGAAGATTGGGAGCAGGTGGTCATCCACCGAGACATAAAGGCGAGCAACGTGCTCCTGGACGGCACGATGAACGGCCGGCTAGGTGACTTCGGCTTGGCAAAGCTGTACGACCATGGCACCGACCCGCAAACAACCCACGTGGTTGGCACCATGGGTTACCTAGCGCCGGAGCTCGTCCGGACGGGGAAGGCGACACCCTTGACGGACGTGTTTGCCTTCGGCGTGTTCCTGCTGGAGGTCGCCTGCGGGCGGAGGCCAATCGATCATCACACCGATGAGCACAAGAaacgggcggcggtggtgctgGTCGATTGGGTGCTCGAGCACCACCGCAGCGGCTCGATCATCGGCGCGGTGGATccgcggctggcggcggcgggggagttcgatgcggaggaggcggccctCGTTCTGAGGCTAGGATTGATGTGCTCGCACCCACTCCCCGGTGCGAGGCCGGACATGCGGAAGGCGGTGCAGTACCTCgagcgtggcggcggccggccgacTCCTGACCTGTCGCCGAGCTACGTGAGCTATAGGGTGATGGCGACGATGCAGAGCGAAGGGTTCGATTCGTATGTCGTGTCGGAGGCCGGCCGATCGGTGACGAGCATTGGCACTGTGTCTGGTGCCTCGTCTATGACCATTTTGTCACAGGGGAGATGA